The following coding sequences lie in one Sporocytophaga myxococcoides DSM 11118 genomic window:
- a CDS encoding NUDIX domain-containing protein: MERIQILQICSESGLTGFMRKTGYKYFTYKVASFLWKIVKPKSFGARAMLIKDDEVLLVKHTYQTSWYFPGGGLKTGETYEEAIIRELKEELNAEVYKLELFGVYNSMYEGKNDSITIFLCKEFELSHKKSSSEISVFKFFKLNDLPHDVSPGSIKRINEYKNHTYPAFGRW, from the coding sequence ATGGAGAGAATTCAAATACTTCAAATTTGTTCTGAATCAGGATTAACAGGATTTATGCGGAAAACAGGATATAAATATTTTACATATAAGGTGGCTTCGTTTTTATGGAAGATAGTAAAACCAAAGTCATTTGGAGCAAGGGCTATGTTGATAAAGGACGATGAAGTTCTTTTGGTTAAACATACTTATCAAACAAGCTGGTATTTCCCAGGTGGTGGATTAAAAACAGGGGAGACCTATGAAGAGGCCATCATAAGAGAATTAAAAGAAGAGTTAAATGCTGAAGTTTATAAACTGGAATTATTTGGTGTATACAACAGCATGTATGAAGGGAAGAATGACAGCATTACAATCTTTCTTTGCAAGGAATTTGAGTTATCTCATAAAAAGTCCAGTTCAGAAATAAGTGTATTTAAATTCTTTAAACTAAACGATCTTCCTCATGATGTTTCACCTGGGTCTATAAAAAGAATAAATGAATACAAGAACCACACTTATCCTGCATTTGGAAGATGGTAA
- a CDS encoding helix-turn-helix domain-containing protein encodes MEHKNDQHISFRKKQIADKFLAELDKHLADLKNGNVETSYGIKQIAELMFINPNHLSDTIRKVLGKSPCSIFEEKLVDICKNLIINSDKPIGEIASKFDYEPSNFIKLFKRYTGTTPLQFRNHYFLNSLNPETEKNTI; translated from the coding sequence ATGGAACATAAAAATGACCAACATATTTCTTTTAGAAAAAAACAAATTGCTGACAAGTTTTTAGCAGAACTTGATAAACATCTGGCTGACTTAAAAAATGGGAATGTCGAAACTTCTTATGGCATAAAACAGATTGCAGAATTAATGTTTATAAATCCTAACCATTTAAGCGACACCATAAGAAAAGTTTTAGGCAAATCTCCCTGTAGCATTTTTGAGGAAAAACTCGTTGATATATGTAAAAATTTAATTATCAATTCAGACAAGCCAATAGGCGAAATAGCCAGCAAATTCGATTATGAGCCTTCCAATTTTATAAAACTTTTTAAACGCTATACTGGCACTACCCCCTTGCAATTCCGCAATCATTACTTTTTAAACTCTTTGAATCCGGAAACAGAAAAAAACACTATTTAA
- a CDS encoding SDR family NAD(P)-dependent oxidoreductase: MVQNRKTAMITGANSGVGFELTKKLLLENWDIVALIRSDFPENEMSIHEAIINKKLRVYKADISNFKSLKSALIQIKNTEYSIDVLFNNAGVGIGELKYSPQGRELHYEVNTVAPYIIAMEMKTLLKKGIDKTIVNTSSNILLTVKKFSPQTLEKPENFKKLFGSYAFSKLALTLWTKEVSKTMKTEGIEIRSVCPGGNKTQMTGSDGMPFLLKWVAKLAFPHPRYGAKKVYDAFANFKGIAGDFIQKGKIRPTKFSEMSSTILDKVDYIYKQEYQSEA, translated from the coding sequence ATGGTGCAAAATAGAAAAACAGCAATGATTACGGGGGCAAATTCTGGTGTGGGATTTGAACTAACTAAAAAGTTACTTTTAGAAAATTGGGACATTGTTGCCTTAATACGCTCAGATTTTCCGGAAAATGAAATGTCTATCCATGAGGCTATCATCAACAAAAAGTTAAGAGTTTATAAAGCAGATATCAGCAATTTTAAAAGTTTAAAATCAGCTTTAATCCAAATAAAGAATACGGAATACAGCATCGATGTCTTGTTTAACAATGCCGGAGTTGGGATTGGGGAACTTAAATATTCACCACAAGGCAGAGAATTGCATTATGAGGTAAACACGGTAGCACCTTATATCATCGCAATGGAAATGAAAACCTTGCTAAAGAAAGGCATTGATAAAACAATCGTCAACACGTCGTCAAATATCCTGTTGACAGTAAAGAAGTTTTCCCCTCAAACTCTTGAAAAACCTGAGAATTTTAAAAAGTTGTTCGGTTCTTACGCTTTTTCAAAACTGGCTCTAACCTTGTGGACAAAGGAGGTTTCGAAAACAATGAAAACAGAAGGAATTGAAATCAGAAGTGTTTGCCCTGGTGGTAATAAAACACAAATGACAGGTAGTGATGGAATGCCATTCTTATTAAAGTGGGTGGCGAAATTGGCATTTCCTCATCCAAGATACGGTGCAAAAAAGGTATATGATGCTTTTGCCAACTTCAAAGGTATAGCAGGTGATTTTATACAAAAAGGAAAAATCAGACCAACTAAATTTTCCGAAATGAGCAGTACAATATTGGATAAGGTTGACTACATATATAAACAAGAATATCAGTCCGAAGCATAA
- a CDS encoding glycosyl hydrolase yields the protein MKTPFTKLLFSLTVFISFIIQVPSSAQSLVTSIEAESGVLSGVYIANQTSNSSGSYVTGFDEDGDKVTITVNVNTSAYYRLEITYRGNQGTKIQDIYLNNSLHGNFTFPYSTNFVPLSIGNIYLNAGNNNIAVVKNWGYMDVDKVSVYSSQPNQFNIVDDLIDPLATPATRDLYKFLKCQFGHKIISGHTDQKFDSVKFATGKTPMLRAFDFQPYTQGYPYKWENGGHTFGAVDNQITEAAIAWYESTGRKGIVSFQWHWHSPTGGTVSRNTFWTGETTFDVREAVKPGTPQYIDIIEDIDAIAVQLKKLQTSNVPVIWRPLHEAGGTWFWWGAHGSQACIDLYYILFDRLVNYHEIHNLIWAWSSPEVDWYPGNNKVDLIGYDSYPGSFNYTIQKTMFDQLYSIVKGEKLIALTENGPIPDIDKSLTMDAPWSYFMTWDNSYWSGNSSEHLQEVYDNPNVLTIENPGSCVITDVSSSKETYGSIYPNPTNGVLNIEPPIDLTNASIAVINILGEEIQLLPVINGKLASVDVSGLLPGNYLFIITQDDAIIKKKITVIK from the coding sequence ATGAAAACACCTTTTACGAAATTACTCTTCTCGCTTACTGTATTTATAAGTTTTATAATTCAGGTTCCATCTTCTGCACAGTCTTTGGTAACAAGTATAGAAGCTGAAAGCGGGGTCTTATCCGGAGTTTATATTGCCAATCAAACAAGCAATTCCAGTGGAAGCTATGTTACGGGTTTTGATGAAGACGGCGATAAAGTAACAATTACGGTGAATGTAAATACATCCGCTTATTACAGATTAGAAATTACTTACCGCGGCAATCAAGGGACAAAGATCCAGGACATTTACTTGAACAATTCTTTACATGGAAATTTTACTTTTCCGTACAGCACTAACTTTGTTCCATTGAGTATTGGAAACATTTATTTAAATGCAGGAAACAATAACATTGCTGTAGTTAAAAACTGGGGTTATATGGATGTAGATAAAGTTAGTGTCTATTCATCTCAGCCTAATCAATTCAATATTGTAGATGATTTAATTGACCCACTCGCTACTCCTGCAACAAGAGATTTATACAAATTCCTGAAATGTCAATTCGGCCACAAAATAATTTCAGGTCATACTGATCAAAAATTTGATAGTGTAAAATTCGCAACTGGAAAAACTCCTATGTTGCGGGCATTTGACTTCCAGCCATATACTCAGGGCTATCCTTATAAGTGGGAAAATGGAGGACATACTTTTGGTGCAGTGGATAACCAAATTACCGAAGCTGCTATAGCCTGGTATGAAAGCACCGGTAGAAAAGGAATAGTGAGTTTTCAATGGCATTGGCATTCTCCGACTGGTGGCACTGTCAGCAGGAATACTTTCTGGACTGGTGAAACAACATTTGATGTGCGTGAAGCAGTAAAACCAGGAACGCCACAATATATTGATATTATTGAAGATATTGATGCTATTGCAGTACAATTGAAAAAGCTTCAAACCTCAAACGTTCCTGTAATATGGCGCCCGCTACATGAGGCAGGAGGAACATGGTTTTGGTGGGGTGCTCATGGAAGTCAGGCTTGCATCGATTTGTATTACATTTTGTTTGATAGATTAGTAAATTACCATGAGATCCATAACTTGATCTGGGCGTGGTCTTCTCCAGAAGTTGATTGGTATCCTGGGAATAACAAAGTTGATTTAATAGGATATGACTCTTATCCTGGTTCTTTCAATTATACCATACAGAAGACAATGTTTGATCAACTTTATTCAATAGTAAAAGGGGAAAAGCTTATCGCCCTGACAGAAAATGGTCCGATTCCTGACATTGATAAGAGCTTAACCATGGATGCTCCTTGGTCATATTTTATGACTTGGGATAATTCATATTGGTCAGGAAATTCAAGTGAACACCTTCAGGAAGTATATGACAATCCTAACGTACTGACTATTGAGAATCCAGGCAGTTGTGTGATTACAGATGTTTCCTCATCTAAGGAGACCTATGGATCAATCTATCCTAATCCAACAAATGGGGTTCTGAATATTGAGCCCCCAATAGATTTAACTAACGCCAGTATTGCGGTGATAAACATCCTTGGTGAAGAAATTCAACTTTTGCCAGTAATAAATGGAAAACTTGCAAGTGTAGATGTAAGCGGATTATTGCCGGGGAATTATTTGTTTATCATAACACAGGACGATGCGATCATTAAAAAGAAAATCACTGTAATTAAATAA
- a CDS encoding leucine-rich repeat domain-containing protein: MKKAGFFLGMILLLSVGKVFSQTVVIPDLNFRKFLVTYYGSVMDANQELIIANAASVTGTFYCGEANIASLEGIQYFKGITALSCIKNNLTTLPDLSNLINLTEIYAYENQITVLPPLNKLVNLKILNVMDNKLSAFPDITGLINLAEIYVYRNQLTSIPDLSGFGNLQTFQCYENKITSIGKMPASLKDLNFGRNLITSFPDISLATGLIYLSCYVNQLSSVPELSAFTSLVQLNLGTNKITSVPNSLSSLTNLTYLTLDNNLLTSLPDLSSLTQLTYFDLKKNYLTFEDFIPSSSNPTFKIWEVGPQNLIEVTSSFKGIQNKAIEIEFPFDQNMNDLTFSWYQNNALRTQTSEPSLVISSLDKSDNGTYYCQVTSSNALLSSLNFTTTSFTITVLPDFISGKELTLTPNGDGKNDEIYFEENGTLKVYDSSGNLVDKMTSPCYWNGLKKSGEELPIGFYVIRINEDITYEINVVK, from the coding sequence ATGAAAAAGGCAGGTTTCTTTTTGGGAATGATATTATTGTTATCAGTTGGGAAAGTTTTTTCTCAAACTGTCGTTATTCCTGATCTGAACTTTCGGAAGTTTTTAGTGACATATTATGGATCTGTAATGGATGCAAATCAAGAATTGATTATTGCCAATGCAGCATCTGTAACAGGCACTTTTTATTGTGGGGAAGCAAATATAGCAAGTCTTGAAGGTATTCAATATTTTAAAGGGATTACTGCTCTTAGCTGTATTAAAAATAATCTGACAACCCTTCCTGATCTTAGTAACCTCATCAATCTTACAGAGATATACGCATATGAAAATCAAATAACGGTTTTACCTCCTTTGAACAAGTTGGTCAATCTAAAAATCCTGAATGTGATGGACAATAAGTTATCTGCTTTTCCGGACATTACTGGTTTAATAAATCTCGCAGAGATCTATGTTTATAGAAATCAGCTTACTTCAATTCCGGATCTTTCAGGATTCGGTAATCTTCAGACTTTTCAATGTTATGAAAATAAAATTACTTCTATCGGTAAAATGCCTGCATCTCTTAAGGATTTAAATTTTGGCCGTAATTTAATTACGTCCTTTCCCGATATCTCGCTTGCAACAGGCTTAATCTATCTAAGCTGTTATGTTAATCAGCTCTCTTCTGTACCAGAACTATCTGCTTTTACTTCTTTAGTTCAATTAAATTTAGGAACAAATAAGATTACTTCTGTACCCAATTCTTTAAGTTCTTTAACTAATTTAACTTATCTAACTCTTGATAATAATTTGCTTACGAGCTTACCGGATTTATCATCTTTGACTCAATTGACTTACTTCGATCTTAAAAAGAACTATTTAACTTTTGAAGATTTTATCCCATCATCTTCTAATCCGACTTTTAAAATTTGGGAGGTGGGACCTCAAAATTTAATAGAAGTAACTTCTTCTTTTAAGGGCATTCAAAATAAAGCAATTGAGATAGAATTTCCCTTCGATCAAAATATGAATGATCTAACTTTTTCATGGTATCAAAATAACGCATTAAGAACACAAACTTCGGAACCTTCATTGGTTATCTCTTCGCTTGATAAATCAGATAATGGTACCTATTATTGCCAGGTTACTTCTTCCAATGCCCTGCTTAGCTCCTTAAATTTTACTACGACCTCTTTTACCATAACTGTGTTGCCGGATTTTATTTCCGGGAAAGAGCTTACCCTTACGCCTAACGGTGATGGTAAAAATGACGAAATTTATTTTGAGGAAAATGGTACTCTTAAAGTTTACGATTCATCAGGAAATCTTGTCGATAAAATGACTTCCCCATGCTATTGGAATGGCCTTAAAAAGTCAGGTGAGGAATTGCCAATAGGTTTTTACGTTATCCGTATCAATGAAGATATTACTTATGAAATAAATGTTGTAAAATAA
- a CDS encoding gliding motility-associated C-terminal domain-containing protein encodes MQTTIDKVVKRKSSISKLPQTLNISEEKYDLIQKYLEEKLSLEEKIAFEQQLETDAELAEEVQLHQLVNEYSFEKGLVEIWEKVGQDLSQKPPSFPYKKTIIIVIAAFILATPIVYFTFTAKKEKQVSLSSETLSSRKEDIFDLESESKTNDTEVKDNKVKENNLIADHAIKRNNIDDPALKKDQVIFKTDSSSEIKIPAVSDKDKFQETKPLLDSDPHVIPNKTCPEITFNVRTEPACMNDDNGSIQIIVSGIKGGEKPYSYSIGGNELHSQSYSNHLAKGNYSVLVIDNRGCVGEKLTEVSEKRCIQYKDYTLNLNQDTWKIPLSSEESGSISITDQAGRIIYKKKINYGAQEEWDGKSLTGEVLEMGTYYYIVELDKGEIRQGYITIVY; translated from the coding sequence GTGCAGACAACGATTGATAAAGTTGTTAAAAGAAAATCATCAATTAGTAAACTACCTCAGACATTGAATATATCAGAAGAAAAATATGATCTGATCCAAAAGTACCTTGAGGAAAAACTTTCTCTTGAGGAAAAAATTGCTTTTGAGCAACAACTGGAGACAGATGCTGAACTAGCTGAAGAGGTGCAGTTACATCAGCTTGTAAATGAATATTCCTTTGAAAAAGGATTAGTTGAAATTTGGGAGAAAGTAGGTCAAGACTTATCTCAAAAGCCTCCTTCTTTTCCTTATAAAAAAACAATCATAATTGTCATTGCAGCATTTATATTGGCCACACCGATAGTTTATTTTACTTTTACTGCAAAGAAAGAAAAACAAGTTAGCTTATCTTCAGAAACACTCTCGTCGAGAAAAGAAGATATATTTGATTTGGAATCTGAAAGTAAGACCAATGATACAGAAGTAAAAGATAATAAAGTAAAAGAAAATAATTTAATAGCAGATCATGCAATAAAACGAAACAATATTGATGATCCTGCTTTAAAAAAAGATCAGGTGATTTTTAAAACAGATTCAAGTTCAGAAATAAAAATACCAGCAGTAAGTGATAAGGACAAATTTCAGGAAACCAAGCCGCTATTGGATTCAGATCCTCATGTAATTCCGAATAAAACCTGTCCTGAAATTACTTTTAATGTCAGAACAGAGCCTGCATGCATGAATGATGATAATGGAAGCATACAGATCATTGTTTCCGGAATTAAAGGAGGAGAAAAACCTTATAGTTATTCAATTGGTGGAAATGAACTTCATTCACAATCCTACTCTAATCATCTTGCGAAAGGAAATTACTCAGTCCTGGTTATAGATAATCGGGGTTGTGTGGGAGAAAAGCTGACGGAGGTTTCAGAAAAAAGATGCATTCAATACAAGGATTATACTTTAAACTTAAATCAGGACACATGGAAGATTCCTCTTTCGTCAGAGGAAAGTGGTTCAATTAGCATTACTGACCAGGCAGGAAGAATAATATATAAGAAAAAAATCAATTATGGTGCTCAGGAAGAATGGGATGGAAAATCCCTTACAGGAGAAGTTTTAGAAATGGGTACTTATTATTATATTGTAGAGTTAGATAAAGGAGAAATAAGACAAGGGTATATTACCATTGTTTACTAA
- a CDS encoding RNA polymerase sigma factor — MAKKDKEILEFIAQGNDNQALSLIYKYSLPKIRKYILNNNGTEDDVRDIFQDTMVTFYRQVKSGKFNEEFEIDGFLYTVARNLYIKHVTRYSNKNVRNSDTELVIEDASSEDLLQQIIGEEKRVIINNLFAELGGTCAELLKLVVFNNFNLKEIAEKMGFSNEGVAKTKSYKCRQRLIKLLKENHQLVNYLRH; from the coding sequence ATGGCTAAAAAGGATAAGGAAATACTTGAATTTATTGCTCAGGGAAATGATAACCAGGCCTTATCATTAATATATAAATATTCATTGCCCAAAATTAGAAAATACATTCTTAATAACAACGGAACGGAAGATGATGTAAGAGATATATTTCAGGATACAATGGTTACTTTCTACAGACAGGTAAAATCAGGCAAATTCAATGAAGAATTTGAAATCGACGGATTTCTATATACAGTTGCAAGGAATCTTTATATCAAACATGTTACAAGATATTCAAATAAAAATGTCCGTAATTCTGATACTGAACTTGTGATTGAAGATGCATCTTCTGAAGATCTGTTGCAACAAATTATAGGAGAAGAAAAGAGAGTGATTATTAATAACCTGTTTGCTGAATTAGGTGGTACCTGCGCTGAACTCCTTAAATTGGTAGTGTTTAACAATTTTAATTTAAAAGAGATCGCTGAAAAAATGGGATTCAGCAATGAAGGGGTTGCCAAGACCAAGAGCTACAAGTGCAGACAACGATTGATAAAGTTGTTAAAAGAAAATCATCAATTAGTAAACTACCTCAGACATTGA
- a CDS encoding PorP/SprF family type IX secretion system membrane protein → MWVVSPFKKYSITILVLILSVDLNAQNNFLYPIPFSQYFNYQSFINPAATALDNKAALRLGERLNAAPFNRIRTFFAIGEFSLKNDAGAGHGIGLSIMSHKEGPLFSINRVYAQYAYHLNISEEWKFSSGASFGYLNFSVDPSPTSAGVSSYSPDGSIGLLLYRDIERIGISSSQIFNNSIEVISKPIPVKRYYNFFYLREIIVSPGSTFIPSVLYTLKNERSELDVSGSFLMNNILFAGLSYQLNKGTAYFLGIKDFNFLSGYTDLTFSYNSPWPSKNLRNIHSFEIMLAYKLDKNR, encoded by the coding sequence GTGTGGGTTGTCAGTCCATTTAAGAAATACTCCATTACAATTCTGGTACTCATATTATCAGTTGATTTAAATGCTCAGAATAATTTCCTTTACCCCATTCCATTCTCTCAATATTTTAACTATCAATCTTTTATAAATCCTGCCGCCACAGCCCTGGATAACAAAGCTGCTTTAAGGCTAGGAGAAAGGTTAAATGCAGCTCCCTTCAATAGAATACGTACATTTTTTGCAATAGGTGAATTTTCCTTAAAAAATGATGCGGGGGCAGGTCACGGTATAGGTTTAAGCATTATGAGTCATAAAGAAGGACCTCTTTTTTCTATAAACAGAGTGTATGCTCAGTATGCTTATCATCTTAATATTTCTGAAGAATGGAAATTTTCAAGTGGTGCTTCTTTTGGTTACCTAAATTTCTCAGTAGACCCTTCTCCTACATCTGCAGGTGTTTCTTCTTACTCGCCGGACGGAAGTATAGGCCTTTTGCTTTACAGAGATATCGAAAGGATTGGAATTTCCTCTTCTCAAATCTTTAATAATTCTATTGAAGTTATTTCAAAGCCAATACCGGTAAAAAGATACTATAACTTTTTTTATTTAAGAGAGATAATAGTCTCTCCTGGTTCTACGTTTATTCCTTCTGTTTTATATACATTAAAAAACGAGAGGTCGGAGCTGGATGTTAGTGGATCTTTTTTGATGAACAATATATTATTTGCAGGACTCAGTTATCAGTTGAACAAAGGAACAGCTTATTTTTTGGGCATTAAAGATTTTAATTTTTTAAGCGGATATACTGATTTAACGTTTTCCTATAATTCACCATGGCCTTCTAAAAATTTAAGAAATATTCATTCTTTTGAAATAATGCTGGCATATAAACTAGATAAGAATAGATAA
- a CDS encoding glycoside hydrolase family 44 protein, protein MKKSLLIFALLTSLMASAQQVQLTVDAHQTLGEISPWIYGKNNSISDDPFYPTTEAAWSMYRDAGLRMYRENGGNNSTKYNWKLKLSSHPDWYNNVYSHDWDFSAATLLDKTSNTQGLYGLQILGKVAATKSYNFDDYAYNQSRWWGGVGQNLAGGGIVNPDGSKPALKEGNPDLYLKDWPADSTVGIFDHWFNNLNLDASRLQYWNMDNEPDIWSYTHNDVITGGLTAEEFIQKYFAVAKAARKKFPNVKLLGPVVANEWFWYLWDNKKVVDPKDNTKSYPYMEYFIKRIAEEQKATGIRLLDVLDFHFYAGSDNDITNTLQVHRVYYDTTYHFPYANGTKTLNGGWDESLNKEYIFERSNQWLNKYMGSNHNVKLSLTENGSVHHGNPNVVTCWYASTLGVFAERGVEIYTPWDWYTGQWEVLHLFSNYFGTRAVKTTSSLDSLVSGYSALSAKGDSLMIALVNRDQNGSRDVTINLKNFITSTSVVNGYQLAGLPGTETFVSKTNNALKKKSYAVSGNQLSITIPQLSVTMIQIPAFSPVTSIEDYHKNHAGQGISLYPNPAKNKLAIEGALSGNVKVIISDVTGRISKEEILLDNNEVDISNLDKGQYIIRIITADKVSTHKFIKE, encoded by the coding sequence ATGAAAAAATCATTACTGATATTTGCTTTATTAACAAGTTTAATGGCTTCTGCACAGCAGGTGCAACTGACAGTGGATGCCCACCAAACTCTGGGTGAAATATCCCCATGGATTTACGGAAAGAACAATAGTATTTCTGATGATCCTTTCTACCCTACAACGGAGGCTGCATGGAGTATGTACAGAGATGCCGGGTTAAGAATGTACCGCGAAAATGGTGGTAATAATTCAACAAAGTATAATTGGAAGCTCAAACTAAGCAGTCACCCTGACTGGTACAATAATGTGTACTCTCACGATTGGGACTTTTCTGCTGCTACATTATTGGACAAGACATCAAATACTCAAGGACTTTATGGCCTTCAGATACTCGGAAAAGTTGCGGCAACAAAAAGCTATAATTTTGATGATTATGCGTACAATCAATCAAGATGGTGGGGGGGAGTTGGTCAAAATCTTGCAGGAGGAGGTATTGTTAACCCTGATGGCAGCAAACCTGCTTTAAAAGAGGGAAATCCTGACTTATATCTGAAAGACTGGCCGGCAGATTCCACTGTAGGAATCTTTGATCATTGGTTTAACAATTTAAATCTGGATGCTTCAAGACTCCAATACTGGAATATGGATAATGAGCCTGATATTTGGTCATATACTCACAATGATGTAATTACGGGGGGATTGACCGCAGAAGAATTTATACAAAAGTATTTTGCTGTGGCAAAAGCAGCAAGGAAAAAATTCCCTAATGTTAAATTATTAGGGCCTGTTGTTGCCAATGAATGGTTCTGGTATTTGTGGGACAATAAAAAGGTTGTGGATCCAAAGGACAATACAAAATCGTATCCATATATGGAATACTTTATCAAACGGATTGCTGAGGAACAAAAAGCTACAGGTATAAGACTTTTAGATGTATTGGACTTTCACTTTTATGCTGGTTCAGATAATGATATTACAAATACTTTACAGGTGCATAGAGTATATTACGATACAACTTATCACTTTCCATATGCCAATGGAACTAAAACGCTTAATGGAGGTTGGGATGAAAGTCTTAACAAGGAGTATATTTTTGAGAGGTCCAACCAATGGCTCAATAAATATATGGGGAGTAACCATAATGTCAAACTTAGTCTAACAGAGAATGGATCTGTTCACCACGGAAACCCTAATGTGGTCACATGCTGGTACGCTTCCACTTTAGGTGTGTTTGCTGAAAGAGGAGTGGAGATTTACACACCTTGGGATTGGTATACTGGTCAGTGGGAAGTACTTCATTTGTTTAGCAATTACTTTGGGACTAGAGCTGTAAAGACAACTTCCAGCCTGGACTCTCTGGTATCCGGTTACTCAGCCTTGTCAGCCAAAGGGGATTCACTTATGATAGCTTTAGTTAACAGAGATCAGAATGGCTCAAGAGATGTGACTATAAATCTGAAAAATTTCATCACTTCGACTAGTGTGGTTAATGGGTATCAATTAGCTGGTTTGCCTGGAACAGAAACATTTGTTTCAAAAACCAATAACGCCTTAAAGAAAAAGTCCTATGCCGTTAGCGGAAACCAACTCTCCATTACAATTCCCCAACTTTCGGTGACAATGATTCAGATACCTGCTTTCAGTCCTGTAACAAGCATTGAAGATTATCACAAGAACCATGCAGGTCAGGGAATCAGCCTATATCCAAACCCAGCCAAAAACAAGCTAGCTATTGAAGGTGCATTATCAGGTAATGTAAAAGTTATTATTAGTGATGTAACAGGAAGGATCAGCAAGGAAGAAATACTTTTAGATAATAATGAAGTTGACATTTCGAATTTAGACAAAGGACAATACATCATAAGGATAATTACTGCAGACAAGGTTAGCACTCACAAATTTATAAAAGAATAA